In Sodalis ligni, a single genomic region encodes these proteins:
- a CDS encoding MFS transporter, with amino-acid sequence MQSAQTLDTELTVNNNSNIRKAVVASTIGTIIEWYDYGLYAAASGLIINRLFFPQLSHLGGILAAFATFAIGFVIRPLGGIVISHIGDRFGRKPAMIVCVSIMGVATVGVGLLPTYEQAGLLAPALLILMRLLQGFGAGAELAGAMTLVAEYTPLNRRAFYTSIPNTATNFGVLVATLTFLGFSSVPEDILLSWVWRVPFLISVLLFAVAVYIRFKLNETPEYEAAMEKARLEQKDKKIPITELFKNSPKEVLCGFFAMGGHQALTYILNTFALSYMINTLGMSKTDGLLVLIIALFCTLFTGPIGGYLSDRFGSAKIFMLGALFAALMVYPLFLLVDTKNVVLATIGVSTIYAVSWGCTGGAQGAFLANLFPTRYRFSGIAMCRELSGAIVGGPTPFIATALVAYGGGQPTYVMWYLMAFCIFTFVAVWFGRKLSSHT; translated from the coding sequence ATGCAAAGTGCCCAGACCCTAGATACAGAATTAACAGTTAATAATAATTCCAATATCCGAAAAGCTGTTGTTGCATCCACCATAGGAACCATCATCGAATGGTATGATTACGGCCTGTATGCCGCGGCATCGGGGCTGATAATCAATAGATTATTTTTTCCGCAGCTCTCGCACCTGGGCGGCATTCTGGCGGCGTTCGCCACCTTCGCCATCGGTTTTGTCATTCGTCCGCTGGGGGGAATCGTTATCTCCCATATCGGCGATCGGTTCGGCCGCAAACCCGCAATGATTGTTTGTGTTTCCATCATGGGCGTCGCCACCGTGGGGGTGGGGCTGTTGCCCACCTATGAGCAGGCCGGGCTGCTGGCCCCGGCGCTGCTGATCCTGATGCGTCTGTTGCAGGGTTTCGGCGCCGGCGCCGAACTCGCGGGCGCCATGACGCTGGTGGCGGAATATACGCCGCTGAACCGGCGGGCCTTTTATACCTCCATTCCCAATACCGCCACCAATTTCGGCGTTTTGGTGGCTACCCTGACGTTCCTGGGATTTTCCTCCGTGCCGGAAGATATTCTCCTGTCATGGGTTTGGCGCGTTCCTTTTCTTATTTCGGTATTATTATTCGCGGTGGCGGTCTATATCCGTTTTAAATTGAACGAAACCCCTGAATATGAAGCCGCTATGGAAAAAGCGCGCCTGGAGCAAAAGGATAAAAAAATCCCCATTACGGAATTATTTAAAAATAGTCCGAAGGAAGTGCTGTGCGGGTTTTTCGCCATGGGGGGGCATCAGGCGCTGACCTATATTCTCAATACCTTTGCGCTGAGCTATATGATCAATACCCTGGGCATGTCCAAAACCGACGGCCTGCTGGTGTTGATTATCGCCCTGTTTTGTACGCTGTTTACCGGCCCCATCGGCGGATATCTCTCGGATCGCTTCGGCAGCGCCAAAATTTTCATGCTGGGCGCCTTGTTTGCCGCCCTGATGGTTTATCCGCTGTTTTTACTGGTGGATACCAAGAACGTCGTGCTCGCCACCATCGGCGTGAGCACCATTTATGCCGTCAGCTGGGGCTGCACCGGCGGCGCGCAGGGTGCGTTCCTGGCCAATCTGTTCCCTACCCGCTACCGCTTCTCCGGTATCGCCATGTGCCGGGAACTCTCGGGAGCCATCGTGGGCGGCCCCACCCCGTTTATCGCCACGGCCCTGGTGGCCTATGGCGGGGGTCAGCCCACCTACGTCATGTGGTATCTCATGGCGTTCTGTATTTTTACCTTTGTGGCCGTCTGGTTCGGCAGAAAGCTCTCATCACATACCTGA